The Lolium rigidum isolate FL_2022 chromosome 2, APGP_CSIRO_Lrig_0.1, whole genome shotgun sequence genomic interval AATATGGCAGGACCGTCTGCTGCGAGGGACCAGGATGCGGCTGCCAACCCAGCGAAGATGCAGGAGCTCATGGCCCTTCAGTCCCAGGCCCAGGCGCAGATGTTCAAGAGGCAGCAGTCTGAGAATCTTCAGCAGGCGGAGAAGCAGATGGAACATGGGCAGTCCGGCAGCGGCGAGCAAAGGAGCAGTGATATGAGGCCACCTATGCCACCACAAGGAGTCCCTGGGCAGCAAATGTCGTCAGCGGGCATGGTGAGGCCGATGCAGCCGATGCAAGGCCAGGCGGCAGCGGGCAGCATTGGTGGTATCCCCTTCCAAGCTATCCATGCCTGGGCAAAGGAGATGAACATTGACCTGTCTAATCCTGCAAATGCCAATCTCGTTTCTCAAATATTACCTGTTTGGCAGGCCAGGATGGCCGCCATGCAGAAGCAGCAGAGTGAGACGAGCATGGctgcacagcagcagcagcagcagcagcagaatcAGCACATGCTTCCTAGGCAGGTGAGCAGTGATGCCCCAGTAAATGGGAATGTTCCTGGTCAGCCCCCATTGAAGCCCAGGCAGCCTCTCCCGCCTAGCTCTTCGGTTTCTGTTGGAGCAGAGACCAAGGTGATGAATCCAAGCAACTTGCAGATGCAGCAACAGTTCTCGGCGCATAACAGGGAAAGCCCAAATGAGAGGGCTGTGAGGCCGCCCATGACTATGGGAAACACTGGGCAAATGATGCAGATGACCCAAAGTTCTGGACCTGTGAATAAGATTTCTGAGCAGCCCAATCCAAAGAATACCATTACGACCTCAGAAGCGATGCAGATGCAGTATGCAGCAAGACAGATGCAGCAGGGTAACCGAGCTGCCACCCCTACAGCAACCCCTGCTGATACTGCAGGACCACAGGCCCCAACACAAGGTGCTCGGCCGCATTCGAGTTTCACTAAACATCAACTTCATGTACTTAAAGCTCAAATATTAGCTTTTCGGCGTTTGAAGGTACGAGAACACTAAATTTTGTCCGTGCCTTGTATTAATGCATTTTTTTCTGGCATGTTCCAATACACAATTTTCTTCAGTGGTTCAAGCTGATCAATCTCACACTGTTGCAATTCTTGTTTCTCTTTGGCTGCATCTCAGCGTGGTGATCGTACACTTCCACCAGAAGTTCTTGAATTAATCatgtctcctcctccgccgccgccagactCAAAGCCGCAGCTGGTCGCTGGACCTCCAGTAACTCTTAATCGTGAGAATTCTGCTACAGTCGCCGCTGATGAACATGGAAGACCCATGGAGAGTGGTGATAAAGCTCCTGAGAAACCCACATTGTTGAAGGGCCCCTCTTTGCCGAAGGTGGAGGTTTCTCCTTCGGAAGACAAAACTGGTTCTGTTAGTGGTCCCATGCAAGTGATGAAAGTTTCACCCAAGGAGCCTCTTAGAATTGGGCCTGTTTCAGCACCTGAGCAAAATAACGCCGCCCCCGTTAAATCTGAGCAGGAACCAGATAAGGGTATCCAGAGAACACCTGTGAGAAGTGATAACAGTGGTGAAAGGGGAAAATCTGTACCGGCTGAAAGTGGTTCAGCAGATGCTGAGCAGGCAAAAAGAGCTGCCTCTACAAGTAGTGCACCATCTCCCAGGGATGTTCCCAGAAAGTATCATGGTCCATTATTTGATTTTCCGTCCTTCACTAGGAAACATGATTCCTTGCCCCCTGCAAATTACAATGTTAGTCTAGCACTTGGTTATGATGTGAAGGACTTATTGGCCAAGGAAGGCATGATAGTTCTTGGCAAGAAACGAGAGGATAGCTTGAAAAAGATTAGCGGCTTGCTTTCATTTAATCTAGAGAGGAAGAGAATCCGACCAGATCTTGTATTGAGGTTACAGATTGAAGAAAAAAAGCTGAAACTCCTAGAGCGCCAGGCTCGTATGAGGGATGAAGTTGAAGAGGTGCAACAGGAAATAATGGCAATGCCTGATAGGATATACAGGAAATTCGTCAAGCAATGTGAACGTCAACGCATTGAGCTTATAAGGCAAGTTCAGCAGATGCAAAAGGCCTCAAGAGAGAAGCAGCTGAAGTCTGTTTTCCAGTGGCGTAAGAAGCTTTTGGAAGCACATTGGGCTATACGTGATGCACGAATAACTCGTAACAGGGGGGTGGCCAAGTACCATGAAAGAATGTTAAGGGAATTTTCAAAGAAAAAAGATGATGATCGAAGCAAAAGAATGGAGGCACTAAAAAACAATGATGTGGAAAGATATCGTCAAATACTGTTGGAACAACAAACTAGTGTTCCTGGCGATGCAGCTCAAAGATACAACGTTTTATCTTCATTCTTATCCCAGACTGAAGAGTACCTTTATAAACTTGGAGGGAAAATTACTGCTGCCAAGAATCATCAGCAAGTAGAAGAGGCAGCAAATGCTGCAGCAGCAGCTGCACGGGCACAGGTATTGTTGCATTCTTTGCTTtggaaatgaaattagcttttttACCATATCTCTCTGGTTTCTTATTCTGGGTTGTGAAATTTTGTAGATAGTATCACATGCTTTTTTATCTGTTGTAAATCATTTGTGTTTAAGTGTGGAACCAAAAATTGAGCTGTCGTGGGATGCGAACCAGGGGTGGAATTGGGAGCACAATGCTACAATGGCATGGTAGTGGTAGAGAATGCTCATTACTCATGTACTCAGCGGCAATTTTTGGCCTTGGCATGCTGCCAACAATCAGAAGGAGCTTAATTTTCTTCCATGCTCTTTGCTCACAGCTGTCAGTTGGCCATTGGGCTAGTAGAAAGCTTGCCAACCAAGTAACCTAGAAGTCAGATAAGCAAGTTATACTGGATGAATCAGCAGTTTTAGTCCCTTGATGCAAAATTAATATTTCTGGAACCTGCAGTGCCATTCAAAAAGAAATGTTTAATGACCAGAAAACTGGAACTAACTGCAGGGCTATTCAACCTCTGAGGCAAATCAAATTAGAATACAGCCACAGAGATCTCATAGCCTTTATTTTACCTTTCATCAACCCGTGTCCTGTGTGTATCAATACTGGAATCTACTAGTTTTTTTTGGGTCAAGTGTACTCCTATGTATTGTACATCTGCCACATCTTTGTTCTGCACTGCTGCACTCTTGACTCTTTGAGTTTCTTCTGAGTCGTGAGTAGTCCTATAAATAATGAGGTCGCCAATTTAACAGGGTCTTTCTGAAGAAGAAGTGAAGGCTGCTGCACAATGTGCTGGTCAGGAGGTCATGATAAGGAACCAATTCTCGGAGATGAATGCACCAAAGGAGAACACTTCTGTTAACAAGTAAGTAATTAACTAAATGTGGTTCTATTGGAATGTTTTCTCTTAACTCACCATAGATAAAATTGATGTATGCTGCAGACCTCTGAATAAAGTCTATATGCATTTATTCTCTAGTTTGAAGCCAGTAGTTCTTATGGTTGATATTTGGGAAAAGGTCTGTGCAGACCACAGGCCTGCAAAATATTCTTTCAAGCCTTAACAAACTTTAACCTGTTTATAGGTACTATACTTTAGCTCATGCTGTGAGTGAAAGAGTTACAAAGCAGCCCTCACTTTTGCGATTAGGAACTTTGAGAGACTACCAACTGGTAGGTCATTTCCCTTTAACTTAACTATTCTTATCTAATAGTAATACTAATATACTTGGGACTTGTCTGTGTCATTTTCTTTACAATTTTTTTGCTGATTACCCAGGTGGGCCTTCAGTGGATGCTTTCGTTGTACAATAATAAATTGAACGGCATTTTGGCTGATGAGATGGGTCTTGGCAAGACTGTACAGGTGTGCCTTTCTTACTATGTTTCGCCTGGTGGAATTTCGTTATCTCACAATATTTCCTGTACCATCGGTTGCTCCACTCTTTCTTTCAGTGCATTGCTGCTACGATTGTGTTTTCACAGTTGCACCTTTTGCTTGAACAGGTTATGGCGTTGATTGCATACCTGATGGAGTTTAAAGGGAATTATGGACCACATCTCATTATAGTGCCAAATGCTGTCTTGGTGAACTGGAAGGTGCcatttcttcttatgttatactTTGAGGAAATGTTATTTTTTGCCTATTTTGTGATATAGAAATCAGTTTAGAAACATAAGCTTCAACATCATTTCTGTTCTTTGTTCAGAGTGAACTGCTAAACTGGTTACCATCTGCATCTTGCATCTTTTATGTTGGTGCAAAGGATCAAAGGCAAAAGTTGTTCTCTCAGGTAAGTTGCTTCAGTGTTAGCTTTTCGTGtactcataaaccatacactaatTTTGAAACAATCTGCTTACTGGTTAGTATCATCATTTCAGGCTTGTCTTCTTTTATATTTTTCTAGTTGCTCTGAAGCATTAATTCTGTTCGCTTTATTTTAATAAATGGTGAAAGTGACCTACAATAAATGAGTTACTTGCATTAcaactaacccccttgccaaaccgaACCCTGCCGACAAAAATACAATACTCCCAAGTTATCATGTTTCGTGTCTAAATTTCTAGTTAGAGTAAATAAAATTGTGTAGCACGTAGTGCTGTTTTAGTTTTCTACATTAGCGGAACAACACTTAAGGTGTTTTATAGGGGCGAATTTCCTCAATTAATAGGTAATGTAATCATTATATGCCTGTTTATTCCCGAACTGAACTTAATcctttatttttttttgttactTCACATAGATAAACTTATTTGGCAGCGAGTATATGTGAATTTATTTAACTAAATCCTTTAGTTTAGATGTAAGTTTTCCTTCTCTGAACCTTTTGTTTTCTCTGATATCATCTTGCAGGAAGTTATGGCTGTCAAATTTAATATTCTTGTAACAACATATGAATTTGTTATGTTTGATCGTTCCAAGCTTTCAAAAATTGATTGGAAGTACATTATAATTGATGAGGCCCAACGTatgaaagatagagagtcagtatTGGCACGTGATCTTGATCGCTATAAATGCCAGCGCCGTCTCCTTCTCACTGGCACTCCTCTACAGGCAAGCGCAGTTACTGTTTATCGATAATTTTCAACTGATGGTGATATAGCGATACACTGTGATATTGAGGGATCCTCTGTTTTTTGTTTCTGTATTGTTCACATGAACATTCCTTATTTTAGAATGTTTTCGTTGTTATTTAATATGTTTTTGTTCAATTACAGAATGATCTCAAGGAGCTTTGGTCCCTCCTGAATTTGTTGCTACCCGAAGTCTTTGACAATCGCAAGGCATTTCAAGATTGGTTCTCAAAGCCTTTTCAGAGGGATGCTCCTACACCTAGTGAAGAAGATGATTGGTTAGAGACCGAGAAGAAAGTGATTATTATTCACAGGCTGCATCAAATTTTGGAACCTTTTATGCTACGTAGGCGCGTTGAAGATGTTGAAGGCTCACTTCCAAGGAAGGTACGGTCCTTTTGCCCTTTTCACTCAATGTTAACGGTAATACATGGAAGGTAACAGCTTACTTAATTTGGTCCTATAAGTTCGAAGCATTGTTAACTTGGCATGCCTTTCACAGGATTCTATTGTTTTGAGGTGCAAAATGTCTGCCGTTCAAGGTGCTATATATGATTGGATCAAATCCACTGGCACCATCAGGGTTGATCCTGAAGACGAGAAAATACGTATACAAAGGAATCCAATGTACCAGCCCAAGTCATATAAGAATCTCCAAAACAAATGCATGGAACTGAGGAAAGTTTGTAACCATCCTTTGctgtcatatccttttatgaactacTATGGGAAGGATTTTATTATTAGATCTTGTGGGAAGTTGTGGAATCTTGATAGGATTCTCATTAAGCTTCATAGGTCTGGTCATCGTGTACTCCTCTTTAGCACTATGACCAAACTTCTTGACATCCTGGAGGACTATCTGCAATGGAGGCAACTTGCTTACAGGCGAATTGATGGAACAACTAGCTTGGAAGACCGTGAATCAGCAATTGTTGATTTCAATAGGCCGGGTTCTGAATGTTTTATATTCTTGCTTAGTATCCGCGCTGCTGGCAGAGGtctgaatcttcagagtgcagacACTGTTGTAATTTATGACCCTGATCCAAACCCACAAAATGAAGAACAAGCAGTTGCCAGGGCCCATCGTATAGGGCAGACTAGGGAGGTAAAGGTTATTTACATGGAGGCTGTTGTTGATAATATCTCAAGTTATCAGAAAGAGGATGAATTAAGGAATGGAGGAAGTGGAGATTTGGAGGACGATCTTGCTGGAAAGGACAGATACATGGGTTCGATTGAAAGTCTCATCCGCAGCAATATCCAACAGTTCAAGATTGATATGGCAGATGAAGTCATTAATGCTGGTCGTTTTGATCAAAGAACGACCCATGAGGAAAGGCGCATGACTTTGGAGACCCTACTGCATGATGAAGAGAGGTATCAAGAAACTCTTCATGATGTTCCTTCTCTACAGGAAGTTAATCGGATGATTGCTCGGAATGAAGCTGAAGTTGAGCTCTTTGATCAGATGGATGAAGAATTTGATTGGACAGGAGATATGATGAAACATAATCAGGTTCCAAAGTGGCTCCGCGTTAGTTCTACAGAGCTTGACTGTGTCGTTGCAAGTGTAACCAAAAAGCCTTCCAGAAATGCGTCTGGCAGCAGTGCTCCTGACACTAAACTTGAGAAAAGAAGGGGTCGACCAACGGAGGCTGGTAAGTACTCCATCTACAGGGagtatgatgatgatgaagatgatgaggaatCCGAGGAAGATGATGAAGAGAGGAATACATCACCTCCCCCCGAAGAAGGTGAAACAGGAGAATACGAAGATGACGAGGAAAATGATGATTCAGCACCAGATGATAACAAAGAAGATCAATCTGACCCGGAGGAAGAAGAGCCTATCAATGATGATGGATACGGTTTTCAACGTGGGACGGGGAGCGGAAAAGCTCATAAGTCTGAAGAAGCTGGTTCAACAGGATCTTCATCTGGAAGCCGGAGATTACCACCACCTGCCCCTTCGTCATCTTTGAAGAAGCTGCGGTCTTTATCTGCATTAGATGCCCGCCCAGGCACTTTTTCAAAAATAACTGTATGTCCAAGACCTGGCATTTATTTatctcttctttctttttcttttcaattTCTGCATGGGAAGTTAACGTATAAATCTTTCTTTTTACTGATGACTTACAGACAGATGAcctagaggaaggagagattgcaTTATCAGGGGAGTCAAATATGGATCTACAGCAGTCAGGCAGCTGGAACCATGAACGAGATGACGGTGAGGATGAACAGGTGCTGCAACCTAAAATAAAACGCAAAAGGAGTATCCGTTCTCGTCCAAGACCTAGTGCTGAAAAACAGGAAGATAGATCTGGTGTAGATGGTGCTTTCCACCAACGCGGTGCTCGCCTTTTATTCTCTGGAGATGGTGATTATGATTCACAGCTGAAATCTGAGCAAGATGCCCATGCTTTAGCGGGTCCTACTTCCAGGCAGCAAGATGCAGTTCATCCGATAGTGAAACAAAAGCGTAACATGCCATCTAGAAAGGCCCCTCCTGCTTCTAGGGCTGGTAAATCCAGCCACTTGTCTGGGTCTGCCAAGGTCACTGATTCTAAGATGTCTGACAGTATGCAAAGAAAGGTTAGCATGAACCTTCATTTCTTTGTATGTTTAAGATGGTTTACTCTGTTAAAACTCCTTAGCACCTTTTCTTTAAAAGGATCTTGGACAAAAAGGTTAATGTCTTTGGGGAATACTCATATTTAGTGCATCTTAGCAAACATGGCtttggggcaccaccttggtaggCGATGCTAGATAAACTGTTGCCTGGGTTAGCAAGATGACATGCCTTTGGGTTCCCGTTGCACTTCTGCAGCAAAAATGTTCTATTTTGTGACCCGCACGTTTGTTAATATTTAGATAATACTGTATGTACATAAATTAAGAAATAAACATCAATTTTGTATTCTGTATGTACAGAATTTATCACCGGAGCTTAATGACTGTCGTATGGAACTTCTGATCGCTTCTGTTTGATGCTTGATTTTGCTCACGTCCTTTGGCCATTTAGAAATCAGCTCATAATTGTTGGGTTATAATTTGTCTAATCTTTAATCACTGCAGTGCAAGAATGTAATAAGCAAGCTTTGGAGGAGGATTGACAAGGAGGGCCACCAAATCATACCCAACATAGCTTCTTGGTGGCGAAGGAATGAAAATCCCTCATCCAAAGGTGTGGCTGGCAACACCCTTGACCTACAGAAAATTGAACTTCGGGTTGATGGATTCGAGTATGGCGGTGTAGCTGAGTTCATAGCGGACATGCAGCAAATGTTGAAAAGTGTGGTTCAACATTTCAGTTACAGACATGAGGTAATAAACAGCTATATTATGTTAATCTTATCAGCACTATGTTACTTTGTTTGTGAGATGTGCCCCAAGAGTAAAAAATAGTCTGAATCACACCCTCCATGTCATTTTTGAGAATATCCTCCTCCTTTTAGTTCCTAAGGGCTAGTTATTACTTATGATGTGGCTACACACCTATGGATGTAGAGGTTTTGTATGTGGTTATAATCAATTTACTCAGACCAACATGTAAAATAACCATTGGAGGATGCACGAGTTAAGAGGAACCTTTTGGAAGTTCGAATTCGTTCCTCTTTGCCACAGTAACATAGTTTTAAAGAGGTTGCAGGTGCTAATGTCCTCTATTGAGATTTGGATCAAATGTATAGTGAACATATATGTGATCTGTGTAGCATAACTGTGCTACACCCCAGCGACCTGAAGCAATCAAGTAGTAGCGACCTTAACAGAATCTTAATTTGTTCCATCCAAATGCAGGTTCGAGTAGAAGCAGAGACTCTCCATAACTTATTTTTCAACATCATGAAGATCGCATTCCCAGACTCTGACTTCCAAGAGGTCAAGGACTCAATGTCGTTTGCAAATCCAGGAGGAGGGGTGAACAGCAGCGCTGCCCTATCAGCAAAGCACTCAGGTCCAGGTCATAAGCAGCGCCGTTCTACCGCCACCGATGCTGAGCAGCATGGTTCCGGCAGTGGCAAGCATAGCCAGCACACCTCGGTCGGCGAGGCTCCTAGCCGGGTCAAACCTGAGAGGCATTCTGGACCTGGTAGCAGGGATCCGAACCTTGGCACAGCGGGGCTGTTGCCACACCCCGGCGATCTGTTCATCGTCAAGAAGAAGCGACAGGAGCGGATGAGGGGCAGCATTGGGTCTCCATCCAGCTCAGGCCGAGGACCACTCTCCCCACCAAGCAACCCTGGGCGCATGGGCCCGTCGCCCTCCCCCAGAGGCGCGAGGACGCCCTTCCAGAGGGACCCCCACCCGTCACAGCAGGGCATGCCTGGATGGGGTGCACACTCCGACCGCGGAGGGAGCTCGTCGCCTGGCATCGGAGACATCCACTGGGCCAAGCCTGCAAAGAGACAGCGGACTGACAGCGGCAAGAGGCGGCCGAGCCAAATGTGATGTACATTCTCCAGCATCCCCTGACTGGTCCTACCTACCTGTGTTGTGTAAGAGGAAAAATGTGGGGTAGGTGTTTCTTCCTTGTATGTTGGGTATTTATTTGTTTACTGTAAAGAGGAACTCTTCCTAGACTTGTTATGTGGTAGCTAGTGCAGCTAGAGAAATGCATTCTCATGTCAAAAGGAACAGTGAAATGAAATAGTTGGCTTTAATAATTAGTTAGTGGGTGGATCAATTATCCCTTGTTTATGTTACCATGAGCAATTTGGTTAATAGAAACTAATTAACTCCTGGAGCTTACGTGCTGATTTGTCTTGATCCTATCTAGTATTATTCTGCCTGAAAGTGAAAATTCTGTTGAAAGCAGAGGATGATGAAAGACTTGGCAGCTGATGAGTTTGTTGTGAACACTGAAGATGGATGCGGCATTTGCGTTTGTAATTTGTATGTCTGGTCATGCATGCATAATCTATTGTTCATATGTAGCTGAAATGTTtatatatttaatatatgtatattccACCCAAATTATTTCTTTACTAGTTGGACTCAGATAGTTATATAGAGTACACACATATATTACAATCCATATTAAGCCTGTGCATGGTTCTATGCCCATGCCCCTCCTCTACTTATTATCAGTAGCCATGGCCCTGAACCATGCATGGAGCAAAGGTGATGACGGCCGGGCCGGCATGATCAGATCCTGAAGGCCTTCTCGACGCTCTCCCTTCGAGCGCCGACGGTCTTGTAGACGCGCATGAAGTCGCGAAACGTTATGCTCCGGTACCTCGCCGGGCTGCCCTCGCCGACGAGCTCCTTGGCGGGCTCCACCATGCAATCCATTGTCGGCATGATGAACGCCGCCACCGAGGTCCTGGCCACCACCGCGTTGGGCACGGCCCGGTGCTCCACGCTCCGGAGCAGCCCGTTGGTGGCGATCTCAAGCTGGTGGCCGAAgttgatgacgagggcgccgggcACCGGCTCGACGTCGATCCACCCGCCGCCGTAGGAGACCTGGAGCCCGCACACGTAGCCGGGCTGGAGGAGCACGGTGATGAGGTTCCGGTCGCAGTGCGGCGGCAGGCCGAGGGTGAGGCCGGGGTCCGGGCACGGCGGGTAGTGGTTGGCGTTGAGGATGACCTCGCCGCCGCTGAGGTCGCCCTCGAAGTAGTCGGGACGAAGCCCGATCCCCTCGCAGAGGAGCCGGAGCAGCTCCATGCCGACGCTGCGTGCCGGGACGATGAAGCCCTCCAGGGCGGGCCGGAGCGCCGCGGGCTTCTCCGGCCACCCGGGCTTGGTGCGCTCCACGGGGTGGCAGGCCAGCCGGAGGCAGTCGCGCCAGTAGCTCTCGCCGGCGCCGGACTCGTACATGGTGCTGGAGAAGAGCCGGTTGGTCTGCTCCGTGTCCTCCGAGTAGAACGCCGCCttgtccgccgccgggagccggaaGAAGTCGACGCAGGCGGCCTCCAGCTCCCGCGTCGTCCGCTCCGGCACGCCGTGGTTGatcacctggaagaagccgaactCCTTCCCCGCGCGGAGCACGGCGCCGCGGACCTCGTCTCGGCTGCCGGAGAGGTCGATCACCGGCAGCGACACCGGCGCCGCGGCCAAGGCCGGTGGTCGCAGCTCCGGCGGCAGGTGGAACCGCTCCGGTACCGTCTCGTGCGACGCCGTCGCCGAGGACAGCAGCTTCTCCATTGCCACGAACCGTACTCCACAAGCTAGCTCCGAGGAGATCAATGGCTGGGGCTAGCGCAATAAATAAGCTTCTGAGCTGCAGCTGCACCATGGCGGCACGGCAAGCAACGCCTCACTACACTGAGCTAGTGAGCGTGAGCTGAGCCGCGCCTGGGTTCTCCATGGCGGGAAGCAACGTCTCACTCACAGCGTCGACCGCATGTTGGCGCCAAATTGGCAGCCGTTTCCGCCATTGCCGATTGCTTGAGAAATGGGCCCTCCATTCTTCTCCCACAAAATTGGCAATTGCGGCCATTGTTGGTAACATAACGGAGTGGAAGCCGGGGAACGCTGCCTGCACACGCCTGCTCTGTCTCCGCTACAACTGGTACATACCGGCAAGAAATCCTTGCGTGCAGACGCGGATTGGTTTACTGGGAgaaatgaaataaagcaaaacccTGTCTCGATGAGTTGATGCCTCAATTAGTTACAAATTAGTTATTGACACATTATTTTCTTCCAAAATGAGAGCGAAACGTACACACCGAAACGTGTCAAAGACTAAATCCGACCAAAGCTAGATCAACTGATTTCAAATAGAGGAAATAGTTTCTTTTTCTTCTAGTATATATGGAGACCGACCAAAGCTAGATCAACTAATTTCAAATAGAGGAAATAGTTTCTTTTTTCTAGTATCGAGAGAGTCAGAGAGAATGGTTGTTACTGAACTCTAGAAAACATATAGTGCAGTACTAATGAGGCCATCTCCAATGTGGGGTCAGAaatacactacaggaatggcgcgatCCGCCGAGGGCCTTTTATACGCCGACGgtcaaaagtcggggccgtcggtgTATGGCCCGGCTAGGACAGCCTGCAAGTccgaccctcggcgtagcgtTGCCGTTGGTGTAGctaggtctacgccgagggcagctctcGGCATATTTTTGGCCCTAGGTGTAGAcatggctacgccgacggccacccttggCGTAGGCCATTTTTCAAATTCGTTTATGTCAAAATTATgggaatcatg includes:
- the LOC124691585 gene encoding ATP-dependent helicase BRM-like (The sequence of the model RefSeq protein was modified relative to this genomic sequence to represent the inferred CDS: added 96 bases not found in genome assembly), encoding MQPSGGPSGSSRSSPASSPRPDQQPPTPSQQQQQAQHLGFTRNQAMMHHHEQQQQQPSYQPGAPHGMMGGGGSGGGFPQSSGPMLPFQGQRNMPQPGGPQGLAAGQQHSQSTMQQQQQAYMQFLMQQQKSHGMHLQQQQQQQQQAKLNMAGPSAARDQDAAANPAKMQELMALQSQAQAQMFKRQQSENLQQAEKQMEHGQSGSGEQRSSDMRPPMPPQGVPGQQMSSAGMVRPMQPMQGQAAAGSIGGIPFQAIHAWAKEMNIDLSNPANANLVSQILPVWQARMAAMQKQQSETSMAAQQQQQQQQNQHMLPRQVSSDAPVNGNVPGQPPLKPRQPLPPSSSVSVGAETKVMNPSNLQMQQQFSAHNRESPNERAVRPPMTMGNTGQMMQMTQSSGPVNKISEQPNPKNTITTSEAMQMQYAARQMQQGNRAATPTATPADTAGPQAPTQGARPHSSFTKHQLHVLKAQILAFRRLKRGDRTLPPEVLELIMSPPPPPPDSKPQLVAGPPVTLNRENSATVAADEHGRPMESGDKAPEKPTLLKGPSLPKVEVSPSEDKTGSVSGPMQVMKVSPKEPLRIGPVSAPEQNNAAPVKSEQEPDKGIQRTPVRSDNSGERGKSVPAESGSADAEQAKRAASTSSAPSPRDVPRKYHGPLFDFPSFTRKHDSLPPANYNVSLALGYDVKDLLAKEGMIVLGKKREDSLKKISGLLSFNLERKRIRPDLVLRLQIEEKKLKLLERQARMRDEVEEVQQEIMAMPDRIYRKFVKQCERQRIELIRQVQQMQKASREKQLKSVFQWRKKLLEAHWAIRDARITRNRGVAKYHERMLREFSKKKDDDRSKRMEALKNNDVERYRQILLEQQTSVPGDAAQRYNVLSSFLSQTEEYLYKLGGKITAAKNHQQVEEAANAAAAAARAQGLSEEEVKAAAQCAGQEVMIRNQFSEMNAPKENTSVNKYYTLAHAVSERVTKQPSLLRLGTLRDYQLVGLQWMLSLYNNKLNGILADEMGLGKTVQVMALIAYLMEFKGNYGPHLIIVPNAVLVNWKSELLNWLPSASCIFYVGAKDQRQKLFSQEVMAVKFNILVTTYEFVMFDRSKLSKIDWKYIIIDEAQRMKDRESVLARDLDRYKCQRRLLLTGTPLQNDLKELWSLLNLLLPEVFDNRKAFQDWFSKPFQRDAPTPSEEDDWLETEKKVIIIHRLHQILEPFMLRRRVEDVEGSLPRKDSIVLRCKMSAVQGAIYDWIKSTGTIRVDPEDEKIRIQRNPMYQPKSYKNLQNKCMELRKVCNHPLLSYPFMNYYGKDFIIRSCGKLWNLDRILIKLHRSGHRVLLFSTMTKLLDILEDYLQWRQLAYRRIDGTTSLEDRESAIVDFNRPGSECFIFLLSIRAAGRGLNLQSADTVVIYDPDPNPQNEEQAVARAHRIGQTREVKVIYMEAVVDNISSYQKEDELRNGGSGDLEDDLAGKDRYMGSIESLIRSNIQQFKIDMADEVINAGRFDQRTTHEERRMTLETLLHDEERYQETLHDVPSLQEVNRMIARNEAEVELFDQMDEEFDWTGDMMKHNQVPKWLRVSSTELDCVVASVTKKPSRNASGSSAPDTKLEKRRGRPTEAGKYSIYREYDDDEDDEESEEDDEERNTSPPPEEGETGEYEDDEENDDSAPDDNKEDQSDPEEEEPINDDGYGFQRGTGSGKAHKSEEAGSTGSSSGSRRLPPPAPSSSLKKLRSLSALDARPGTFSKITTDDLEEGEIALSGESNMDLQQSGSWNHERDDGEDEQVLQPKIKRKRSIRSRPRPSAEKQEDRSGVDGAFHQRGARLLFSGDGDYDSQLKSEQDAHALAGPTSRQQDAVHPIVKQKRNMPSRKAPPASRAGKSSHLSGSAKVTDSKMSDSMQRKCKNVISKLWRRIDKEGHQIIPNIASWWRRNENPSSKGVAGNTLDLQKIELRVDGFEYGGVAEFIADMQQMLKSVVQHFSYRHEVRVEAETLHNLFFNIMKIAFPDSDFQEVKDSMSFANPGGGVNSSAALSAKHSGPGHKQRRSTATDAEQHGSGSGKHSQHTSVGEAPSRVKPERHSGPGSRDPNLGTAGLLPHPGDLFIVKKKRQERMRGSIGSPSSSGRGPLSPPSNPGRMGPSPSPRGARTPFQRDPHPSQQGMPGWGAHSDRGGSSSPGIGDIHWAKPAKRQRTDSGKRRPSQM
- the LOC124686248 gene encoding 2'-deoxymugineic-acid 2'-dioxygenase-like; the encoded protein is MEKLLSSATASHETVPERFHLPPELRPPALAAAPVSLPVIDLSGSRDEVRGAVLRAGKEFGFFQVINHGVPERTTRELEAACVDFFRLPAADKAAFYSEDTEQTNRLFSSTMYESGAGESYWRDCLRLACHPVERTKPGWPEKPAALRPALEGFIVPARSVGMELLRLLCEGIGLRPDYFEGDLSGGEVILNANHYPPCPDPGLTLGLPPHCDRNLITVLLQPGYVCGLQVSYGGGWIDVEPVPGALVINFGHQLEIATNGLLRSVEHRAVPNAVVARTSVAAFIMPTMDCMVEPAKELVGEGSPARYRSITFRDFMRVYKTVGARRESVEKAFRI